One Lytechinus pictus isolate F3 Inbred chromosome 12, Lp3.0, whole genome shotgun sequence genomic region harbors:
- the LOC129273425 gene encoding aqualysin-1-like: protein MRGLIVFTALLAVAYGIAPLQRAKESIKDKYLVMIDDNIDVSEFGARLSSAFSSRTFRLAKILKTFKNMHTLSLELSEDAVEFLRRFDGVVHVEEDGVVRTQAVASWGLDRIDQRNLPLDGSYNPMNSGAGVNVYVIDTGVWPTHNDFGGRAVAAYDAIGNNNGVDCNGHGTHCAGTVGGTNYGVAKSSNIYGIRVLGCLGSGSNSGIIDGMDWVVSNGRRPGVVSMSLGGGASSTTDSAVRRMYDAGFTVSVAAGNSDEDACGTSPARSGYALTVGATDDSDARAYFSNYGSCLNIFGPGVDITSAWKGSDSAISTISGTSMACPHVSGVAALILAASPSMSPSSVYSSILNSATSGKVSNRGWLSPNLLLYTN, encoded by the exons ATGCGTGGATTGATTGTATTTACCGCCCTTTTGGCTGTTGCCTATGGCATCGCTCCTCTTCAGCGTGCTAAGGAGAGCATCAAGGACAAGTACCTTGTCATGATCGAT GACAATATCGACGTTAGTGAGTTTGGTGCCCGTCTTTCTTCAGCTTTCTCATCCCGCACTTTCAGGCTTGCCAAGATCCTCAAGACTTTCAAGAACATGCATACCCTCTCTCTTGAGCTCAGCGAGGATGCTGTCGAATTC CTCCGCAGGTTCGATGGAGTCGTACACGTTGAGGAGGATGGTGTTGTCCGTACTCAGGCCGTCGCTTCATGGGGTCTTGACCGTATTGACCAGAGGAATCTTCCTCTTGATGGCTCATACAACCCAATGA aCTCTGGTGCTGGTGTGAATGTGTACGTGATCGATACCGGTGTATGGCCCACTCACAACGACTTCGGAGGCCGTGCTGTCGCTGCTTACGATGCTATCGGCAACAACAAT GGAGTTGACTGCAATGGTCACGGTACCCACTGCGCAGGAACCGTTGGTGGAACCAACTACGGAGTCGCCAAGAGTTCCAACATCTACGGAATCCGTGTTCTCGGATGTCTTGGATCCGGATCAAACTCTGGAATCATCGACG GAATGGATTGGGTTGTCTCTAACGGTCGTCGTCCAGGAGTTGTGTCCATGTCTCTTGGAGGTGGTGCCTCCAGCACCACTGATTCTGCTGTCAGGCGCATGTACGATGCTGGCTTCACTGTCTCCGTCGCCGCTGGTAACAGTGATGAGGATGCTTGTGGAACCTCCCCAGCCAGGTCTGGATAT GCCCTTACCGTTGGTGCCACCGATGACAGTGATGCCCGTGCCTACTTCTCCAACTATGGCTCCTGCTTGAACATCTTCGGACCTGGAGTTGACATCACCTCTGCCTGGAAGGGATCTGACAGTGCCATCAGCACCATCAGTGGTACCTCAATGGCCTGCCCACACGTCTCAG GAGTTGCTGCTCTTATCCTTGCCGCCAGCCCAAGCATGTCACCATCTTCCGTCTACAGTTCAATCCTCAACAGCGCCACCAGCGGTAAGGTTAGCAACAGGGGATGGCTTTCACCAAACCTTCTCCTCTACACCAACTGA